The sequence AAATATTCTGACATACAGAACTACGACGACAAGAATGGGGGCAAAAAAGGACACACAAAGGTCAACAGCTCCTTCGATATAATTAATAACCATTACACACTCTCCATAACAGGAATTATACCTGCCTGGCTGTTTCAATAAATCCCTCATTATCCAACTGCTGTGAACGGCAGAAAatatccaacacacacaaatgcagaacTGAACTCTTCTCAGAGTGACTTTGGTGGAGTAGAACATGGGGTCACAAATGGCAATGTAACGGTCGACTGATATGAGCACCATGTTTCCTGTTGAAGCATTGATAGAGATGAAACCTAAAAAGAAACCCGCTGTACATAGTAGATCTCCCAAAATCCAACAGCCTTGTAAGAGGAGCATTTCAGCTGGCATCTGCATCAAACCCACAAGGAAGTCTGtgacagccagagagaggaggaggatgttggTGGTGGTGTGGAGCTGCCTGAAATGGGAGAATAGCAACATTGAACACATTGTCATATGCATGTGTGGAAATAAGTATTATCAGTTATGATACCTGGAGTATGAATAGTGTCATAATATCAAGCAGAGTTTTGCAGCTGAAAGAGCATTTGATCAAAGGCCTAAACAGGAAAACATCACCCTTATGCATCATTTATAAACAAGAGGAGAGGGTTAATGGATGTGCAGTAACAAATCTTAAAATCACCATAGTAACCATAAAATGTTATcatctgtttaaatgtgacatCATGCTGCTTATTCACACATCTGTAACCAAAGAACAAACACTTAATAAGTTGATCTGTGCCTGAAGTGGGAGATAGAGATGATGACCAGCAGGTTAAGAGACACAGTGAGCAGAGAGATGCATGACAGCACACTGTAAATGAGCTCGGAGTGATCGAGTCTCGTCTTCCTGCAGGAGGTGTTGATGTTGGGAAAGCAGAACTCCTCTTCAGGGGCCATTGGCTTTGGTCTGCAGGCTGCCAAAGctcagcagcttctcctctccctctgatATACAGCTAATTTCTAGTTTTATCCTCAGCTCCCATATGCAAATTCCATCTACTCAGTGGGCCAAAAACCATAACGTAATGCTCTCAGCTGAGGGACCGTGCTCCTTTGTGGGCCACTTTATGAAATGATTTGATGCTGCAAcacaacattacatttaaaaagaaatagaagcagcaaaaaagactaaacaaaacacatagTTAGCTTTAAAGTAATTAAGTTAATCTGCCAACTCTTTACTTTCAAATGTTACTTTCTGTCTAACTGCTACCCAGGGCCGTAACCAGGGTTTAGAAGTTAGTGAGGTTTGGAATTTGCCAGAGGGGGATGGAGGTCGGCCAAAAATTTCGACCTGTGGCAGaaaattttcacattatttgacaaaaaaatatgcattttaacatcagtttGGACCATTGTAGCTAGTAGCTACTTTATGGTAGGCTGCTCATAATCCTATCATGATCCTATGAGGtgagtttttggtttttctgtggTAGGCTACTTTGTAGTGACTTTAAAATAACCATTATGTTCTtttgagagagaggagggagagatttGTCTATTGTCTGGACTCTagaaacccattttcattcagatatctaaTAAAGTGAGAAGTAAAGAGACCCGTTTAACAGTTGGAGCCAAATTCATAGCAAAGCCGATTTGGCGCGACGTCACACATACATCTTAAGCCCCGAGTAATTCTCACTTTATACGGTTATTGTCACTGAAGAAAACAGCAGTGTTGTAAGTTTGCATCCTCCTCGTGTCTTATTGGCTGACAGGTCTGCCAGTTCCTAAACATAAGTGTGTTGATGACTGTTTCCCAGTCAGGCACTGCAACACAAGGGGACAATCTGAGAAAACGTGTTTACTTatacaaagaacaaaagaaacttCGCGTAATGCATTTGCCAAATACACAAGAGGGGAGAATTAAGAGTAAGCCTGacagattttcaaaatgtttattgaGGTTTTCCCTCAACAACTtacaaaagtcagattttttcgaGGGAGTCTGGTTCTTCTTCTCTGGGTGATGGAGGAGTGTGTCGCCGTTACTGATCTCTTTACATTGTGGCTCAAACACATGAAATCAACTCACGTTCTCTCTCAGAAGTCACATAATGTTAGTGTGTGGAGCTAAAAGGAACTACCATTAAACTTTTAACAGCCAGCGCTGTTATTTGCTTAAAACCACTGAACTCAGCAGGCAAATATTTGGGATGGGCTTTTAATTTCTGTCACATAAAACTGTTGGAAATCCAATCCGATTGTTTCATTGAAcctttttcttgcatttctcTTGTTTACTCAGAAATGAAGTGCATGGTAATGGGGCCTCTGACTGAGACGGGCCTGTATTTGTCAATGCGTCGCCACACTGGGccagtaaaagggactgggcgtCCAATTAGGACGAGGCTtgtatttgaagttttacagtgtaTCAGTCAGTACAGGACAGATTCATTTTACTATGGGGGGAAACTCCTTCCTCTCAAAGTGAcaatggagagagacagacaggcagcagaTGATGGAGAGGTGAACAGCACACACTCTACACTGCATGAGCTGTGTCTGAAAACTGTGAGTGAAAGAAAACCaatttaatat is a genomic window of Plectropomus leopardus isolate mb chromosome 10, YSFRI_Pleo_2.0, whole genome shotgun sequence containing:
- the LOC121949484 gene encoding trace amine-associated receptor 13c-like, with product MQTYNTAEFCFPNINTSCRKTRLDHSELIYSVLSCISLLTVSLNLLVIISISHFRQLHTTTNILLLSLAVTDFLVGLMQMPAEMLLLQGCWILGDLLCTAGFFLGFISINASTGNMVLISVDRYIAICDPMFYSTKVTLRRVQFCICVCWIFSAVHSSWIMRDLLKQPGRYNSCYGECVMVINYIEGAVDLCVSFFAPILVVVVLYVRIFVVAVSQARAMRSHVAAAAQQRSKTKTAKKSEMKAARTLGVVVVVFLLCFCPYYSFTVAAENNSIAASTAASQIWLMYINSCLNPLIYAFFYPWFRKSIKQIVTFQILKPDSSDTNIL